TTCCATGCTCATCTCAGTTATGGGCACCCACAAAAATACGGCCTGTTTGCTCTTGACTCCGgtcatcttcttcatcttcaactTCTCCACGTACGCAGTCACCTCTGAAGCATAGCTCACTCGGGTGTTAGTCCCAGCAAAGAAATGCTCGTACGGGGCCTTCTGTTTCATCCAGACGAACCCCGTTTCTCGAACTCTTCCGCACTCTTCGAGGTCCTGCAGGGGAAGAACGCCTCTAGGGAACCCTAGCTCTGCCAAGAGCTCGACCGAGTGACGATAGCACTCTTCCGAACCATGCACAATCTCCGCCCCGGCGCGCTCGTCCTGATCCCGTGATGTGCCGCCGCTTGCCATTGCGCTTTTGGCCCACGACAAATGATCTGTGACGGTTTGCGTCGAAGAATTGAGGATTGTGCGATCGAATGCGGTGGAATAAATAAGGGGAGGAGAGGTCGTTGGCTGGAGGTTGAGCTAAACTGAATTATTCAAGAGTGGTTCACCGAATTGCTGGCCATGACTTATGTTGATCGGTGCATTAAGATACAGTACGTACTGAATTCATCTATGGAAAGAGAACTTTCGTAGAGGTCTCATTGTTTGGCAAATTTCAGttgaatttttatttgagaACGAGACTAGTCACAATATGGATTTAGGTAGTGGCGGATAGAACTTTCCAAcaaaaaagagtttttttttttttttcttaggaaAATAAATGCACGACAGAATAACTCTGTTATAGAGATCCAATAAATGAAATATAGCCGGCGGCTTGTGTGTTGCCCCGTTTGgttacagatgagatgagatgttttaaatagtaatgaataaaatattattataatataatttttaaatattaattttgtattgagatttaaaaaagttagattgtttattatattttatatgaagatttgaaaaaagtgtaatgatgagttgagatgagatgagatgagatttttagttttggttaaccaaacaagattaaattttagctagaaaatttattttttaaaatttaataaactatTTTTCTATGATGCTAAATAACAAACTCCTTAAATCTAttgctattttattaaaatattaattttaaaatttttatttattttaattttaatggtaATTGgaatatttattctttattaaaaaaatacatattaattttctaacttttatattattttaatagatataattttttaacgatttttttttttattataacgatcatatttttcaaacaaatatatttttctaacgGTCATACATACTTTTTTAAATGGCTAGTATTTCTCCAttataaaacataacatttcaGTTTTCATACGCAGATATTTTGTGGAAAAGAAGGCTACGCGCACGATGACTATGTCTAGTGGAAAGAATATTttacagcaaaaaaaaaaaaaaaaggcctgcAATTGGGCTGGTTAGATTTAGCCGGGCAAGTACTTTATGGATAAAATTACTATAGATTTAGCTAGTTTGATATAGATGTATTTTaagcaaattaattaaatcttatttaaattttgactatGCCTAGCTCACTATTAGTGGTTATCAAATcatttataagttaatttataaaattcgcGACAGGAGATCTTCTCTTGTCAAATTTGTATTCGAATTGTAGAGTATCTAGCAGCCCCGTAAATAGTTTACTTAATAAGATGGATCGAAAGAGTCTCGGGGGGAGGGCCGAAATGTAAGCCCATAATTGGATCAGAGAATCAACGCACGCATCTGTACCCTGCAACATCACGACTCGGCCTCTAGGAACATATTTCGATGATCACAAAATTGTGAACCAATAGatatttaattagaaaaatggtaaatttataaatttttttaaaataagaaatagtaaaattgaaattatttttaattaatagacACAATTAGATTGACTAATTATGGAACGAAATAATTGtaaatgaaaaatgttttttgcaAGCGCCTAATGCAAACGGCGCTCAACCGgctctatttattattattatttcctcTCTTTGTCGTCTTCGCTTTATCTTTCTCAGTTATCTCTTTTCTTTAATCCGTTTTAAGtgtttatttatgtataaactCTTTAACAGATTATGCTTCACGtcggccaaaaaaaaaaaaatataactctTTAGAAATCAAAGATGAGTTGCACAAATTGAAGAAAGGATGTTTTTATTGCAAATAAAATTCGA
This Carya illinoinensis cultivar Pawnee chromosome 11, C.illinoinensisPawnee_v1, whole genome shotgun sequence DNA region includes the following protein-coding sequences:
- the LOC122281794 gene encoding uncharacterized protein LOC122281794, with protein sequence MASGGTSRDQDERAGAEIVHGSEECYRHSVELLAELGFPRGVLPLQDLEECGRVRETGFVWMKQKAPYEHFFAGTNTRVSYASEVTAYVEKLKMKKMTGVKSKQAVFLWVPITEMSMEDASSKKIYFKTPMGIGKSFPITAFMNEEEKKKYLEKANGTDQ